The Micromonospora krabiensis genome window below encodes:
- a CDS encoding DUF3558 family protein, with protein sequence MRILATGRNRPARTALAAVAVVVLLGGCGADDDGAAPSGGDQNAAATPTAAVEPAPEPTSAEPSTAPAVDPCALVTKQEAEKVAGTRLEDAVASPESCSYTGPVTGPTAQLEVYVGPGAKKILDIDRELKHEFTPIAGAGDEAYAEDGAVFVNKGGVWVAIRLVRLDDPALFRKPLADLAKTVAGRL encoded by the coding sequence ATGAGAATCCTCGCCACCGGCCGGAACCGCCCGGCCCGCACCGCGCTCGCCGCCGTCGCGGTCGTCGTCCTGCTCGGCGGCTGCGGTGCGGACGACGACGGCGCCGCCCCGTCCGGCGGCGACCAGAACGCCGCGGCCACCCCGACGGCGGCCGTGGAGCCGGCGCCGGAGCCCACGTCGGCGGAGCCGTCGACCGCCCCCGCGGTCGACCCCTGCGCCCTGGTGACGAAGCAGGAGGCCGAGAAGGTGGCCGGCACCCGGCTGGAGGACGCCGTCGCCTCCCCGGAGAGTTGCAGCTACACCGGGCCGGTCACCGGGCCGACCGCGCAGCTGGAGGTGTACGTCGGGCCCGGCGCGAAGAAGATCCTCGACATCGACCGGGAACTGAAGCACGAGTTCACGCCGATCGCCGGCGCGGGCGACGAGGCGTACGCCGAGGACGGGGCGGTCTTCGTGAACAAGGGCGGCGTGTGGGTGGCGATCCGGCTGGTCCGCCTCGACGACCCGGCGCTGTTCCGCAAGCCGCTCGCCGACCTGGCGAAGACGGTCGCCGGCCGACTCTGA
- a CDS encoding winged helix-turn-helix domain-containing protein — MAEHDASGEPGDPGPADERFPLVIAVTPSAAERIRLAEHLDGIGPLLLVSDLDELRRLIAPAQRPPGVAAPVPPAGPATTGGPGPADDALLIDSARLTARHGQREVDLTRLEHDLLICLTSEPLRVWSYAELHRSVWQAEGRQRRADVQSLVKRLRRKLAGLGTAVSIAAVRGVGLRLTDNHRAPPGDT; from the coding sequence GTGGCTGAGCACGACGCGAGCGGTGAGCCGGGCGATCCCGGCCCGGCCGACGAGCGGTTCCCGCTCGTCATCGCGGTGACCCCCTCGGCTGCCGAACGGATCCGGCTCGCCGAGCATCTCGACGGCATCGGGCCCCTGCTGCTCGTCTCCGACCTGGACGAACTCCGCCGGCTCATCGCGCCCGCGCAGCGCCCGCCCGGGGTCGCCGCGCCCGTGCCGCCCGCCGGCCCGGCGACGACGGGCGGGCCCGGGCCGGCCGACGACGCACTGCTGATCGACTCTGCCCGGCTGACGGCGCGACACGGGCAGCGTGAGGTCGACCTGACCCGTCTTGAACACGATCTGCTGATCTGCCTGACCAGCGAGCCGCTGCGGGTGTGGAGCTACGCCGAGCTGCACCGGTCGGTCTGGCAGGCCGAGGGGCGCCAGCGCCGGGCCGACGTGCAGTCGCTGGTGAAGCGCCTGCGGCGCAAGCTCGCCGGCCTCGGCACGGCCGTGAGCATCGCCGCGGTGCGCGGTGTCGGGCTCCGGCTGACGGACAACCACCGCGCGCCGCCCGGCGACACCTGA
- a CDS encoding AurF N-oxygenase family protein, with amino-acid sequence MATTSSGREREAVAERLLTASARISYDPVVEIDWDAPHVPGAYWLPPHRSSLYGTPLWEGLDEERRITLTKHEVASAASAGVWFETILMQMLIRHYYDEDPTSRHAQYALTEVADECRHSIMFGRLIEALGCPVYRATPGDHLLGRFLKATASGPRMYAAILIAEEILDAFQREAMADESLQPLVRMVSRIHVVEEARHVRFAREELARQVAVTGPLGMAYARLLIGRSARAIANRLVHPDVYAAVGIPPAVGRAAARANPHWRATLRWSARRVYDDLTDLGLVGGPARLLWARSGLV; translated from the coding sequence ATGGCGACGACATCGTCCGGACGTGAGCGGGAGGCGGTCGCCGAGCGGCTGCTCACCGCGTCGGCCCGCATCAGCTACGACCCGGTGGTCGAGATCGACTGGGACGCGCCGCACGTCCCGGGCGCCTACTGGCTCCCGCCGCACCGCAGCAGCCTCTACGGCACCCCGCTGTGGGAGGGCCTCGACGAGGAGCGGCGCATCACGCTCACCAAGCACGAGGTGGCCAGTGCGGCCAGTGCCGGTGTCTGGTTCGAGACGATCCTCATGCAGATGCTCATCCGGCACTACTACGACGAGGACCCGACCAGCCGGCACGCCCAGTACGCACTGACCGAGGTGGCCGACGAGTGCCGGCACTCCATCATGTTCGGCCGTCTCATCGAGGCGCTGGGCTGCCCGGTCTACCGGGCCACCCCGGGTGACCACCTGCTCGGGCGCTTCCTCAAGGCCACGGCCAGCGGCCCCCGGATGTACGCGGCGATCCTCATCGCCGAGGAGATCCTCGACGCCTTCCAGCGCGAGGCCATGGCCGACGAGTCGCTCCAGCCGCTGGTGCGCATGGTGTCCCGGATCCACGTGGTCGAGGAGGCCCGCCACGTCCGCTTCGCCCGGGAGGAACTCGCCCGCCAGGTGGCGGTGACCGGGCCGCTGGGCATGGCGTACGCCCGGCTGTTGATCGGTCGCTCCGCCCGCGCGATCGCCAACCGGCTGGTCCACCCCGACGTGTACGCGGCCGTCGGGATCCCGCCCGCGGTCGGCCGGGCCGCCGCCCGCGCCAACCCGCACTGGCGCGCCACCCTCCGCTGGTCCGCGCGGCGGGTGTACGACGACCTGACCGACCTGGGGCTGGTCGGCGGGCCGGCGCGGCTGCTGTGGGCCCGGTCCGGCCTGGTCTGA
- a CDS encoding winged helix-turn-helix domain-containing protein gives MDSSPVTAVVVDTADRADAASPSGLRVDSDRRVLRWRDQEIELTRLEHDLLLCLVGAPGRVWTYERLHQTVWGNEHLGRGSDMHSVVRRVRRKLVELGASATIHAVRGVGFRLAPA, from the coding sequence GTGGATTCGTCGCCGGTCACCGCCGTGGTGGTCGACACCGCTGACCGGGCGGACGCCGCGTCGCCGTCCGGCCTGCGCGTCGACTCGGACCGGCGGGTCCTGCGCTGGCGCGACCAGGAGATCGAGCTGACCCGGCTGGAGCACGACCTCCTGCTCTGCCTCGTGGGCGCGCCAGGGCGGGTGTGGACCTACGAGCGGCTGCACCAGACCGTCTGGGGCAACGAGCACCTGGGCCGGGGCTCCGACATGCACTCCGTCGTACGGCGGGTCCGCCGCAAGCTCGTCGAACTCGGCGCCTCGGCGACGATCCACGCCGTCCGCGGCGTGGGGTTCCGCCTGGCCCCGGCCTGA
- a CDS encoding TetR family transcriptional regulator: MQSPLKDVNGSGASDPARDEATPVRANGRRDRWAGHREQRRQELVGAAVQALLRHGPEIDMDQVAAEAGVSKPVLYRYFADKSQLWRAVSEVVAARVVATVAPSVERVREERGLVRATIDAYLGVVESEPELYRFLMHQGSDPGVHQVVAGTSRQVAAGLARVIGDRLRALGLDAGPAEPWAYGLVGFVQAVGDWWTTHGQPIGRPALTDYLTTLLWSGIEGVRRSADLPRELTRAHERITP, encoded by the coding sequence ATGCAATCGCCGCTGAAGGATGTCAATGGATCCGGCGCCTCCGACCCGGCCCGGGACGAGGCGACCCCGGTACGGGCCAACGGCCGCCGGGACCGGTGGGCGGGACACCGCGAGCAGCGCCGACAGGAGCTCGTCGGTGCCGCCGTCCAGGCGCTGCTGCGGCACGGGCCGGAGATCGACATGGACCAGGTCGCCGCCGAGGCGGGCGTCAGCAAACCCGTCCTCTACCGCTACTTCGCCGACAAGTCGCAGCTGTGGCGCGCCGTCAGCGAGGTGGTGGCCGCCCGGGTGGTGGCCACGGTCGCGCCGTCGGTGGAGCGGGTCCGCGAGGAACGCGGCCTGGTGCGGGCGACCATCGACGCCTACCTCGGGGTGGTCGAGTCCGAGCCGGAGCTCTACCGGTTCCTCATGCACCAGGGAAGCGACCCGGGCGTCCACCAGGTCGTCGCCGGGACCAGCCGGCAGGTGGCCGCCGGGCTGGCCCGGGTGATCGGCGATCGGCTGCGGGCGCTCGGGCTCGACGCCGGCCCGGCGGAGCCGTGGGCGTACGGGCTGGTCGGCTTCGTGCAGGCGGTCGGCGACTGGTGGACCACCCACGGCCAACCGATCGGCCGGCCGGCGCTCACGGACTACCTGACCACCCTGCTCTGGAGCGGGATCGAGGGGGTACGCCGCAGCGCCGACCTGCCCCGCGAGCTCACCCGGGCGCACGAGCGGATCACGCCGTGA
- a CDS encoding FAD-dependent oxidoreductase, with amino-acid sequence MSPSPARVFAELNAVRPSDQASRVLGKAVVLGGSIAGLLAARVLSDHAETVVVVDREEPPPSGPRPGVPQGTQLHALLPGGCLQLELLFPGFRDEALAQGAIASPPESRRNYLDGRRKVVVPDDADTLVGTRPLLEAVIRQRVRQLPNVKTLTARATGLVIEGDVVTGVRCDVGGMSGVESADLLVDAMGRSSRLSEWLEQAGWDRPPMRRMTVDLNYATALFRRHEVEPDPALVLALHSPSTSSDVAGAAFFAVEDGRWMAMMAGYAANRPGRTAEDFVRRLREQFPPEFGALADNEMVGDVQTYRHADSRRRDYHALTRFPAGLLSVGDAVASFNPVYGQGITAAALHAACLTTYLRSGPDLRRPARRFFDLQKVVVDAAWSISTSADLALPHVAGPYPRGHRFSRWVGNQIVGATVTDVPTARVFNQVVSMRSHPDTLARPGVILRALRANRRGH; translated from the coding sequence ATGTCCCCCTCCCCGGCCCGCGTCTTCGCCGAGCTGAACGCGGTGCGACCGTCCGACCAGGCGTCCCGGGTCCTCGGCAAGGCCGTCGTGCTCGGCGGCAGCATCGCCGGCCTGCTGGCGGCCCGGGTGCTGTCCGACCACGCCGAGACGGTCGTCGTCGTCGACCGGGAGGAGCCGCCGCCGAGCGGCCCGCGGCCCGGCGTGCCGCAGGGCACGCAGCTGCACGCGCTGCTGCCGGGCGGCTGCCTCCAGTTGGAGCTGCTGTTCCCCGGCTTCCGGGACGAAGCGCTGGCCCAGGGCGCGATCGCCAGCCCGCCCGAGAGCCGGCGCAACTACCTGGACGGGCGGCGCAAGGTCGTCGTCCCCGACGACGCCGACACCCTCGTGGGGACCCGCCCCCTGCTGGAGGCGGTGATCCGCCAGCGGGTGCGCCAACTGCCCAACGTCAAGACGCTCACCGCCCGCGCCACGGGGCTCGTGATCGAGGGCGACGTGGTGACCGGTGTCCGCTGCGACGTCGGCGGGATGTCCGGCGTGGAGAGCGCCGATCTCCTGGTCGACGCGATGGGGCGGTCGAGCCGGCTGTCCGAGTGGCTGGAGCAGGCCGGCTGGGACCGGCCACCGATGCGACGGATGACGGTCGACCTCAACTACGCGACCGCGCTGTTCCGACGGCACGAGGTGGAGCCGGACCCGGCCCTCGTCCTCGCACTGCACAGCCCGAGCACGTCGTCCGACGTGGCGGGCGCCGCGTTCTTCGCCGTCGAGGACGGTCGGTGGATGGCCATGATGGCCGGTTACGCGGCCAACCGGCCCGGGCGCACGGCGGAGGACTTCGTACGCCGGCTGCGGGAGCAGTTCCCACCGGAGTTCGGCGCTCTCGCCGACAACGAGATGGTCGGTGACGTCCAGACCTACCGGCACGCCGACAGCCGGCGGCGCGACTACCACGCGCTGACGCGGTTCCCCGCCGGGCTGCTGAGTGTCGGCGACGCGGTGGCGTCGTTCAATCCCGTCTACGGGCAGGGCATCACCGCGGCCGCCCTGCACGCGGCATGCCTGACCACCTACCTGCGGTCCGGGCCCGACCTACGGCGGCCCGCGCGGAGGTTCTTCGACCTGCAGAAGGTCGTGGTCGACGCCGCCTGGTCGATCTCCACCTCGGCCGACCTGGCGTTGCCGCACGTCGCCGGCCCGTACCCTCGCGGACACCGGTTCTCGCGCTGGGTCGGCAACCAGATCGTGGGGGCCACGGTCACGGACGTGCCGACCGCACGCGTGTTCAACCAGGTCGTGTCCATGCGGTCGCATCCCGACACGCTCGCCCGGCCGGGCGTGATCCTGCGCGCCCTGCGGGCCAACCGACGGGGCCACTGA
- a CDS encoding S8 family serine peptidase, whose amino-acid sequence MSAGAATVLVATALAATGTGAQAGTGGLGASAPSPADKIRPELTKQLQGKTEGDFWIRFKDRADLSKASAIKDWNERGTAVAAALKKTAAESQAKVRAELDSSGAKYQTFWASNAIRVSDGSLAMVQNLAARAEVEGLYAPVAYEIPKTTKGTDEKTVNALEWGIANINADDVWSQYAVQGEGITIANIDTGVQFDHPALVNSYRGNNGDGTFDHNYNWFNAAGTCATPCDGDGHGTHTMGTMAGADGANQIGVAPGVRWIAANGCCPSDAALINSGQWMLEPTDLNGQNPDASKRPNIINNSWGTRLPSNDPFMEDVTLAWTASGIFGVFSNGNSGPGCQSSGSPGSLESNYSAGAYDINNNIAGFSARGPGQNGQIKPNISAPGVNVRSSIPGNGYGSISGTSMAAPHLAGAIALLWSAAPALLGDVNATRALLDNAAIDTADSQCGGTTDDNNVWGEGRLDALALINAAPIGDTGTLAGTVTDAASGSPIAGATVAITGAADRQFTTGTDGTYSALLPAGDYQVAVSAFGYQSKTTPATVTKSATTTLNVALSAVPSVTVSGAVTDGSGHGWPLYAKVVVEGASGVSDYTTPTNGRYSLSLPAGATYRLRVEPQYPGYQTVTKEVVVAAGNVTANVAVPVKTDACTTAPGYTYGSDGEFETFDGTTTPAGWSVVDNKGNGQVWKFTDDGNRGNLTGGTGNFAVIDSDAYGAGNTQDTSLVSPVVDLTAVAAPVIRFNQDFNWLGGETADVDLSVDGGATWTNVLRQVNDVPGPRVTEVPIPQAGGKAQVQVRFHYYNGSYDWWWEVDNVLIGSQVTCVPVDGGLVLGHVRDRNTDGYVNGATVTSVDKPAEKATTVATPDDTGLADGFYWMFSSITGTHKFTATAGNYVSLSKNVDVEADWATAANFQLKAGQLAVAPTALSGTVQMPTGKVSKTFTVTNTGEAPVEVEFGESDGGFELLRADGSTLTKQQVLGSTGAPEQRLNVPASFAKKASDRSPTAMPPAPGPQAAPWTDIADYPANVMDNRVVNLDGKVYSIAGGNGSASTTKNYVYDPIAQTWTAIADLPGARNAMTVGVLGGKIIASGGWAEEGPDGTTWSYDPGANAWTEVADNPAPRSAAGQAVVDGKLYAIGGCTTSACTPMSNDVVRYDAASDTWEAVADYPKSVAFPSCGGIDGMIYCTGGNDGSASQKASYAYDPDADTWTPIADAPADNWASSFAVANGKLLVVGGSQGGAITNAGFAYDPATESWSNLPNANTARYRGGAACGFYKVGGSSGSFSAMPDSEVLPGFEECAEEAADVSWLTIDKTSATLAPGQKVTVTVGMTANVDQPGTYTGGVTIKENTPYTVAPVTVTMTVTPPKTWGKLMGTVTGTNCQGVGAPLPGAVVQVDSWAQSFTFATDAQGKYAYWMDRRNNPLTMIVAKDGWKPQTRQTKINTSAPTVEDFALSPIRC is encoded by the coding sequence GTGAGTGCGGGCGCGGCGACGGTCCTCGTCGCCACCGCGCTGGCCGCGACCGGCACGGGCGCGCAGGCCGGAACGGGCGGGCTCGGCGCGAGCGCGCCGTCCCCCGCTGACAAGATCCGCCCGGAGCTCACCAAGCAGCTCCAGGGCAAGACCGAGGGCGACTTCTGGATCCGGTTCAAGGACCGGGCGGACCTGAGCAAGGCGAGCGCGATCAAGGACTGGAACGAGCGGGGCACCGCGGTCGCGGCCGCCCTGAAGAAGACCGCCGCCGAGAGCCAGGCCAAGGTCCGCGCCGAGCTCGACAGCAGTGGGGCGAAGTACCAGACCTTCTGGGCCAGCAACGCCATCCGGGTCAGCGACGGCTCGCTGGCGATGGTGCAGAACCTCGCCGCCCGCGCTGAGGTCGAGGGCCTCTACGCCCCGGTCGCGTACGAGATCCCCAAGACCACCAAGGGCACCGACGAGAAGACGGTGAACGCCCTGGAGTGGGGCATCGCCAACATCAACGCCGACGACGTGTGGTCCCAGTACGCCGTCCAGGGCGAGGGCATCACCATCGCGAACATCGACACGGGGGTCCAGTTCGACCACCCCGCATTGGTGAACTCCTACCGCGGCAACAACGGCGACGGCACGTTCGACCACAACTACAACTGGTTCAACGCCGCCGGCACCTGCGCGACCCCCTGCGACGGTGACGGCCACGGCACCCACACCATGGGCACCATGGCCGGCGCCGACGGGGCGAACCAGATCGGTGTGGCGCCCGGCGTCCGGTGGATCGCGGCGAACGGCTGCTGCCCGAGCGACGCGGCGCTGATCAACTCCGGTCAGTGGATGCTGGAGCCCACCGACCTCAACGGTCAGAACCCGGACGCCAGCAAGCGGCCGAACATCATCAACAACTCGTGGGGCACCCGCCTGCCGTCCAACGACCCGTTCATGGAGGACGTGACGCTGGCCTGGACCGCCTCGGGCATCTTCGGCGTCTTCTCCAACGGCAACAGCGGCCCCGGCTGCCAGTCGAGCGGCTCCCCGGGCAGCCTGGAGAGCAACTACTCGGCCGGCGCGTACGACATCAACAACAACATCGCCGGCTTCTCCGCCCGGGGCCCCGGGCAGAACGGCCAGATCAAGCCCAACATCTCGGCCCCCGGCGTGAACGTCCGGTCGAGCATCCCGGGCAACGGCTACGGCAGCATCAGCGGCACCTCCATGGCGGCACCGCACCTCGCCGGCGCGATCGCGCTGCTGTGGTCGGCGGCGCCGGCGCTGCTCGGTGACGTCAACGCCACCCGGGCCCTGCTGGACAACGCGGCGATCGACACCGCCGACAGCCAGTGCGGCGGCACCACCGACGACAACAACGTCTGGGGCGAGGGTCGCCTCGACGCCCTCGCACTGATCAACGCCGCCCCGATCGGCGACACCGGCACCCTCGCCGGCACCGTCACCGACGCGGCCAGCGGCTCCCCGATCGCGGGCGCCACCGTCGCCATCACCGGCGCGGCCGACCGCCAGTTCACCACCGGGACGGACGGGACCTACTCCGCGCTGCTCCCGGCCGGCGACTACCAGGTCGCCGTGTCGGCGTTCGGCTACCAGAGCAAGACGACGCCGGCGACGGTCACCAAGAGCGCCACCACCACGCTCAACGTCGCGCTGAGCGCCGTGCCGAGCGTCACCGTCAGCGGCGCCGTCACCGACGGCTCCGGCCACGGCTGGCCGCTGTACGCGAAGGTGGTCGTCGAGGGCGCGTCCGGTGTCTCGGACTACACGACGCCCACCAACGGCCGCTACAGCCTCAGCCTCCCGGCCGGGGCGACCTACCGGCTGCGGGTCGAGCCGCAGTACCCGGGCTACCAGACGGTGACCAAGGAGGTCGTCGTCGCGGCGGGCAACGTCACCGCCAACGTCGCCGTGCCGGTGAAGACCGACGCCTGCACCACGGCGCCGGGCTACACCTACGGGTCCGACGGTGAGTTCGAGACCTTCGACGGCACCACCACGCCCGCCGGCTGGTCGGTCGTGGACAACAAGGGCAACGGCCAGGTCTGGAAGTTCACCGACGACGGCAACCGGGGCAACCTGACCGGTGGCACCGGCAACTTCGCGGTGATCGACAGTGACGCCTACGGTGCCGGCAACACGCAGGACACCTCGCTGGTCAGCCCGGTCGTCGACCTGACCGCCGTCGCGGCTCCGGTGATCCGGTTCAACCAGGACTTCAACTGGCTGGGCGGCGAGACCGCCGACGTGGACCTGAGCGTCGACGGCGGCGCGACCTGGACCAACGTGCTGCGGCAGGTGAACGACGTCCCCGGGCCGCGGGTGACGGAGGTCCCGATCCCGCAGGCCGGCGGCAAGGCGCAGGTCCAGGTGCGGTTCCACTACTACAACGGCTCGTACGACTGGTGGTGGGAGGTCGACAACGTCCTGATCGGCAGCCAGGTCACCTGCGTGCCGGTCGACGGCGGCCTGGTGCTTGGGCACGTCCGGGACCGCAACACCGACGGTTACGTCAACGGCGCCACCGTCACCAGTGTCGACAAGCCGGCGGAGAAGGCCACGACCGTCGCGACCCCGGACGACACCGGGCTCGCCGACGGCTTCTACTGGATGTTCTCCTCGATCACCGGCACGCACAAGTTCACCGCGACGGCCGGCAACTACGTCAGCCTGAGCAAGAACGTCGACGTCGAGGCCGACTGGGCGACTGCCGCGAACTTCCAGCTCAAGGCCGGTCAACTGGCGGTTGCGCCGACCGCGCTGAGCGGGACGGTCCAGATGCCCACCGGCAAGGTCAGCAAGACCTTCACGGTGACCAACACCGGCGAGGCGCCGGTCGAGGTCGAGTTCGGTGAGAGCGACGGCGGGTTCGAGCTGCTCCGCGCCGACGGGTCCACGCTGACCAAGCAGCAGGTGCTCGGCTCCACCGGCGCACCCGAGCAGCGGCTCAATGTACCGGCCTCGTTTGCCAAGAAGGCCTCGGACCGGTCGCCGACGGCGATGCCGCCCGCGCCCGGCCCGCAGGCCGCGCCGTGGACCGACATCGCCGACTACCCGGCGAACGTGATGGACAACCGGGTGGTCAACCTCGACGGCAAGGTCTACTCGATCGCCGGCGGCAACGGCAGCGCGTCCACGACGAAGAACTACGTCTACGACCCGATCGCCCAGACCTGGACGGCGATCGCCGATCTGCCCGGCGCCCGTAACGCGATGACCGTCGGCGTCCTCGGCGGGAAGATCATCGCCAGCGGTGGCTGGGCCGAGGAGGGCCCGGACGGCACCACCTGGTCGTACGACCCGGGGGCCAACGCCTGGACCGAGGTGGCCGACAACCCGGCGCCGCGCTCCGCGGCCGGTCAGGCGGTCGTCGACGGCAAGCTGTACGCCATCGGTGGCTGCACCACCTCGGCCTGTACCCCCATGTCGAACGACGTGGTCCGGTACGACGCGGCAAGCGACACCTGGGAGGCTGTGGCCGACTACCCCAAGTCGGTGGCCTTCCCGTCCTGCGGTGGGATCGACGGCATGATCTACTGCACCGGCGGCAACGACGGTTCCGCCTCGCAGAAGGCCAGCTACGCCTACGACCCCGACGCCGACACCTGGACGCCGATCGCCGACGCGCCGGCCGACAACTGGGCCAGCTCGTTCGCGGTGGCGAACGGCAAGCTCCTCGTGGTCGGTGGCTCGCAGGGTGGGGCCATCACCAACGCCGGCTTCGCGTACGACCCGGCGACCGAGTCGTGGTCGAACCTGCCGAACGCCAACACGGCGCGCTACCGCGGTGGTGCGGCGTGCGGCTTCTACAAGGTGGGCGGCTCCTCCGGCAGCTTCAGCGCCATGCCGGACAGCGAGGTGCTGCCGGGCTTCGAGGAGTGCGCCGAGGAGGCCGCCGACGTCAGCTGGCTGACGATCGACAAGACCTCGGCCACGCTGGCCCCGGGCCAGAAGGTCACGGTCACCGTCGGGATGACGGCGAACGTCGACCAGCCGGGCACGTACACCGGCGGGGTCACGATCAAGGAGAACACCCCGTACACGGTGGCGCCCGTGACCGTGACGATGACCGTGACGCCTCCGAAGACCTGGGGCAAGCTCATGGGTACGGTCACCGGCACGAACTGCCAGGGCGTCGGGGCTCCGCTGCCCGGCGCGGTCGTCCAGGTCGACTCGTGGGCGCAGTCGTTCACGTTCGCCACGGACGCCCAGGGCAAGTACGCCTACTGGATGGACCGCCGGAACAACCCGCTGACCATGATCGTCGCTAAGGACGGCTGGAAGCCCCAGACGCGCCAGACGAAGATCAACACCAGCGCACCGACGGTGGAGGACTTCGCGTTGTCCCCCATCCGTTGCTGA
- a CDS encoding DUF4873 domain-containing protein translates to MNYDGPATVAGRTVRVRLSGRWEPVDGRYHWVGRIEPDARVAGLLRSGRRDVEVRIAERVTAARLGEVDPWGGVRISGVGDPPWPPPDPPAP, encoded by the coding sequence GTGAACTACGACGGCCCCGCGACGGTGGCGGGCCGCACGGTGCGGGTGCGGCTCAGCGGCCGGTGGGAGCCGGTGGACGGGCGCTACCACTGGGTCGGGCGGATCGAACCCGACGCGCGCGTGGCCGGGCTGCTGCGCTCCGGCAGACGCGACGTCGAGGTGCGCATCGCCGAGCGGGTCACCGCGGCGCGCCTCGGCGAGGTCGACCCGTGGGGTGGCGTACGCATCAGCGGTGTGGGCGACCCGCCGTGGCCGCCACCGGACCCGCCGGCGCCCTAG
- a CDS encoding DUF2231 domain-containing protein, whose protein sequence is MFEEFMGIPAHPLVLHAAVVFVPLLAVLTVGYALVPPIRPHTRWVLGLLAVGAPVAALLAKLSGDAFFDRLLSGNRVSPEYVPRLEAHQQLGNLTLYATLGLAVLALALVVLVAPRSGGADDAVAARPAALTVPLRVLSIAAAGVAVYYVVRTGDSGAKAVWEGL, encoded by the coding sequence TTGTTCGAGGAGTTCATGGGCATCCCCGCCCACCCTCTCGTGCTGCACGCCGCCGTCGTGTTCGTGCCGCTCCTGGCGGTGCTGACCGTGGGCTACGCCCTCGTCCCGCCGATCCGCCCGCACACCCGCTGGGTGCTCGGCCTGCTCGCCGTCGGCGCCCCGGTCGCCGCGCTGCTGGCGAAGCTCTCCGGGGACGCCTTCTTCGACCGCCTGCTGTCCGGAAACCGGGTCAGCCCCGAGTACGTCCCGAGGCTGGAGGCGCACCAGCAGCTCGGCAACCTCACCCTCTACGCCACGCTCGGCCTCGCGGTCCTGGCGCTGGCGCTGGTCGTCCTGGTCGCCCCCCGTTCTGGCGGGGCGGACGACGCCGTCGCCGCCCGCCCCGCCGCGCTGACCGTGCCGCTGCGGGTGCTGTCGATCGCGGCCGCCGGCGTCGCGGTCTACTACGTGGTCCGCACCGGTGACTCGGGGGCGAAGGCCGTCTGGGAAGGCCTCTGA
- a CDS encoding LCP family protein, translating into MLAALLLLGGGALVAVGAYGRSLDGNLARTDAFAGLPESARPTQSVTGAMNVLLLGSDSRDPDKTADSRTDTIMLLHLDADHQKAEVISIPRDTWVHVPRSADGRHGDTMAKINSAYAWGGTPLTVQTVEGFTGVHVDHVALVDFAGFAQVVDALGGVDLKIEKTITSIHAPHRTFEKGTRHLNGAEALDYVRQRYQFSDGDFSRERHQREFLQALLDRAAGIGTLSNPVKLNAFLQAVTKSVTVDEDFDLVNVALELRDLRSDDLTFLGSPSAGTGMKSGQSVVLPDSAKAKALYQAVADDTVQQYLTETATPSPTGGATQH; encoded by the coding sequence GTGCTGGCGGCACTGCTCCTGCTGGGCGGCGGTGCGCTCGTGGCCGTGGGGGCGTACGGCCGGTCGCTCGACGGCAACCTGGCCCGCACGGACGCGTTCGCGGGGCTGCCGGAGAGCGCCCGCCCGACACAGTCCGTGACCGGCGCGATGAACGTGCTGCTGCTGGGCAGCGACTCGCGTGATCCCGACAAGACCGCGGACTCCCGCACCGACACCATCATGCTGCTGCACCTGGACGCCGACCACCAGAAGGCGGAGGTCATCTCCATCCCCCGCGACACCTGGGTCCACGTGCCGAGATCGGCCGACGGCCGGCACGGCGACACCATGGCAAAGATCAACTCGGCGTACGCCTGGGGCGGCACCCCGCTGACCGTGCAGACCGTGGAGGGCTTCACCGGCGTCCACGTCGACCACGTGGCGCTGGTCGACTTCGCCGGCTTCGCGCAGGTCGTCGACGCCCTCGGCGGCGTGGACCTGAAGATCGAGAAGACGATCACCTCGATCCACGCGCCGCACCGCACCTTCGAGAAGGGCACCCGGCACCTGAACGGCGCCGAGGCGCTCGACTACGTCCGCCAGCGCTACCAGTTCAGCGACGGCGACTTCAGCCGCGAACGCCACCAGCGGGAGTTCCTCCAGGCCCTGCTCGACCGGGCGGCCGGCATCGGCACCCTCTCCAACCCGGTCAAGCTCAACGCCTTCCTCCAGGCGGTGACCAAGTCGGTGACCGTCGACGAGGACTTCGACCTGGTCAACGTCGCGCTGGAGCTGCGGGACCTGCGCAGCGACGACCTGACGTTCCTGGGCAGCCCGAGCGCGGGAACCGGCATGAAGAGCGGCCAGAGCGTCGTCCTGCCCGACAGCGCCAAGGCGAAGGCGCTCTACCAGGCGGTCGCCGACGACACCGTCCAGCAGTACCTGACCGAGACGGCCACACCGTCGCCGACGGGCGGCGCCACCCAGCACTGA